A window of Komagataeibacter medellinensis NBRC 3288 contains these coding sequences:
- a CDS encoding DMT family transporter gives MKFAFLTSGMMLAFAAYSSFSVSDAYSKLLAGQLDPFEVAFSGGVFGFLIIPFIRRPSESYLDIFAPQHPGMWVVRAVATFAATAASVEAFMLLPMPEALSLMFLMPLFVTILSVTLLREKVSGWAWLSVILGFVGVLIVLRPGMRALHLGHLCALIAAIANAVGVIAYRLAGNDTPRLSLFGSSLFGPLIGDGALMFAHAHWPHGVRTWMFLFGYGFLAALGQLLMMMATARAPANRVALPQYSQMLWAVAFSYFLFHQPLDSWTCVGIVVVTLSGMLNWIRQHIHYERLALKARHEARLRLRGLHRNETIR, from the coding sequence ATGAAATTCGCCTTTCTTACATCAGGGATGATGCTTGCTTTTGCTGCATATTCATCATTTTCGGTCAGTGATGCCTATTCCAAGCTGCTCGCCGGACAACTGGATCCCTTCGAGGTGGCTTTTTCCGGTGGGGTCTTTGGTTTCCTGATTATCCCGTTTATCCGCAGGCCCAGTGAATCCTATCTGGATATTTTTGCCCCGCAGCATCCGGGCATGTGGGTGGTACGGGCCGTAGCTACCTTTGCCGCCACGGCTGCAAGCGTGGAAGCCTTCATGCTCCTGCCCATGCCTGAAGCGCTTTCGCTCATGTTTCTCATGCCGCTCTTTGTTACCATTCTGTCCGTTACCCTGCTGCGGGAAAAAGTTTCAGGCTGGGCATGGCTGTCCGTCATTCTGGGATTTGTCGGGGTGCTGATTGTCCTGCGGCCGGGTATGCGTGCCCTCCATCTGGGGCATCTGTGCGCCCTGATCGCGGCCATCGCAAATGCGGTGGGAGTCATTGCCTATCGGCTTGCAGGTAATGATACCCCACGACTTTCCCTGTTTGGCTCCAGCCTGTTCGGTCCATTGATTGGTGATGGGGCGCTCATGTTCGCGCACGCACACTGGCCGCATGGGGTCAGAACGTGGATGTTCCTGTTCGGTTATGGCTTTCTGGCGGCACTAGGTCAGTTGCTTATGATGATGGCTACCGCCCGCGCGCCGGCTAACCGGGTTGCCCTACCGCAGTACAGCCAGATGCTCTGGGCCGTTGCCTTCAGCTATTTCCTGTTCCATCAACCGCTTGATAGCTGGACCTGTGTTGGGATTGTGGTGGTCACGCTGTCTGGCATGCTCAACTGGATACGTCAGCATATCCATTACGAGCGTCTGGCCCTTAAGGCGCGGCATGAGGCACGCTTGCGGCTGCGTGGCCTTCACAGGAATGAAACGATACGGTGA
- a CDS encoding TonB-dependent receptor: MIRYFFHNEMNRSVVGKSSVKLAFLCSSLWVSSAFAQGTTMSLSAGGKAQNVPASTGTADTADVNLDNRPTMIGQTAPTDEKMLVLGHHYSDGVTRRAIGGGLMVKEDAPKSKSTITRDYIEKQTPGLNPMQLIALLPGVNATDSDPMGLTGGHTSVRGMNENSMGYTLEGFPLNDIGSYAVYPQEIVDSENLSSIQVAQGSADLDSPTVSASGGVVNMYLIDPTEKMGGRADFSYGSYNAVRGFARFDTGLMGNSGTRAYFSFSDTHEEMWRGPGDESKLHGEMKVVKEWGKGNRMSLVVVGNQLNNYSQPSVSMASWNKYGIGVPGAIDGSPSGTPANTVYNSVMTGNPKIDQYYYKNRINPFTNIYISAPSHFNLGSHLSLTETPYFWYGYGNGGGAYSENMTRMSYGSQTMSGTINGQSAGNTNVVLYNPSITRTYRPGAVTKLTWTAGINRLMVGYWFEYSYQRQTSPYSALNADGTPVNEYGDGANLILANGQVAQYRDTLTRTIINTPFIGDSISLFHNRLTIDAGLKYSIITRDGRNYLPDTSTGTVINQTYREALPTMAFRYKVDSKNQLFFSVATNYRVPMNSSLYDSGAYYAGSGYSNHAATGLKPEVSISEEFGWRYQGKLINTSLTYFHYNFTNRLFTQTIVDPHNMGDYYTTSINGGGETTNGVDFEIGTRPIYNIRPYFSAEYIDARNDSNLAAQTRGVSALLPTKGKFAPQTPRYQFGLGLDYDNGGIFGNFSLKYVAKQYSTFMNDEAVPSYVRMNIGVGYRFKSWGLFKSPTIKLNLSNITNNHYLNYASGIETNAQTAIAMNGKSVKGYVPTYGIASPFSAIFSMSSGF; this comes from the coding sequence ATGATAAGATATTTTTTCCACAACGAAATGAATCGGTCTGTCGTCGGAAAGTCCAGTGTCAAACTGGCATTCCTGTGTTCGTCTTTGTGGGTTTCCAGCGCATTTGCCCAAGGCACGACCATGTCTTTGTCCGCTGGCGGCAAGGCACAGAATGTACCCGCATCCACAGGCACGGCCGACACTGCGGATGTCAATCTTGATAATCGCCCCACCATGATTGGCCAGACTGCCCCGACCGATGAGAAAATGCTGGTACTAGGTCATCACTATAGTGATGGTGTAACGCGTCGCGCCATTGGTGGTGGCCTTATGGTCAAGGAAGATGCGCCCAAATCCAAATCAACCATTACACGCGACTATATTGAAAAGCAGACCCCGGGGCTGAACCCCATGCAGTTGATTGCGCTGCTGCCTGGTGTCAATGCAACGGATTCCGACCCGATGGGGTTGACAGGGGGACATACATCCGTCCGTGGCATGAACGAAAACTCGATGGGCTATACCCTTGAAGGTTTTCCGCTCAATGATATCGGGAGTTATGCCGTCTATCCACAGGAAATTGTTGATTCGGAAAACCTGTCAAGTATTCAGGTCGCACAGGGGTCCGCCGATCTGGATAGTCCGACCGTCAGCGCGTCCGGTGGTGTGGTGAACATGTATCTCATCGACCCGACCGAGAAGATGGGGGGGCGGGCAGACTTTTCATACGGTTCATATAACGCGGTCCGCGGTTTTGCGCGGTTTGACACGGGCCTTATGGGGAATTCCGGTACACGCGCGTATTTTTCGTTCTCTGACACGCATGAAGAGATGTGGCGTGGGCCGGGTGATGAAAGCAAGCTTCATGGTGAGATGAAGGTTGTCAAGGAATGGGGTAAAGGCAACCGGATGTCCCTGGTTGTTGTTGGTAACCAGCTGAACAATTACAGCCAGCCATCGGTTTCCATGGCATCATGGAACAAATATGGTATCGGGGTTCCGGGAGCAATTGATGGCTCACCCTCTGGTACGCCTGCTAATACGGTCTATAACTCTGTCATGACCGGTAACCCGAAGATTGATCAGTATTATTACAAGAACCGTATCAACCCGTTTACGAACATTTATATCAGTGCACCGTCCCACTTCAATCTGGGAAGTCATCTCAGCCTGACCGAGACACCCTATTTCTGGTACGGTTACGGCAACGGTGGCGGTGCCTATTCGGAAAACATGACCCGGATGAGCTATGGGTCCCAGACCATGTCTGGCACGATCAATGGGCAGAGTGCCGGCAATACGAATGTCGTGCTTTATAACCCATCCATAACTAGAACGTATCGTCCGGGTGCGGTGACGAAACTGACCTGGACCGCAGGGATCAACCGGCTGATGGTTGGTTACTGGTTTGAATATTCGTATCAGCGCCAGACATCCCCTTACAGTGCACTGAATGCCGATGGCACGCCGGTCAATGAGTATGGTGATGGGGCCAACCTTATCCTCGCCAACGGTCAGGTCGCCCAGTATCGTGACACGCTGACGCGTACGATCATTAATACGCCATTCATTGGTGACAGCATTTCACTCTTTCACAATCGCCTGACAATCGATGCAGGTCTGAAATATTCCATCATTACCCGTGATGGTCGTAACTATCTGCCAGATACATCCACCGGGACCGTCATCAACCAGACCTATCGCGAAGCTCTGCCGACTATGGCCTTTCGCTACAAGGTGGATAGCAAGAACCAGCTCTTCTTCTCTGTTGCAACAAACTATCGTGTGCCGATGAATTCTTCCCTTTATGATTCAGGGGCCTATTACGCAGGCAGCGGGTACAGCAACCACGCAGCCACGGGCCTGAAGCCGGAAGTGTCCATCTCTGAGGAGTTTGGCTGGCGTTATCAGGGCAAGTTGATCAATACATCGCTGACTTATTTCCATTACAATTTCACGAATCGGCTCTTTACCCAGACCATTGTTGATCCCCATAATATGGGCGATTACTATACAACCAGCATCAATGGTGGTGGCGAAACCACGAATGGTGTTGATTTTGAAATTGGTACACGTCCCATTTATAATATTCGTCCGTATTTTTCGGCTGAATATATCGATGCTCGCAATGACAGCAATCTTGCTGCCCAGACCAGGGGTGTGAGCGCACTCCTGCCGACAAAAGGAAAGTTTGCTCCTCAGACACCGCGTTACCAGTTTGGCCTTGGCCTGGATTATGATAACGGTGGTATATTCGGGAATTTCAGCCTGAAATACGTAGCAAAGCAGTATTCAACTTTCATGAATGACGAAGCTGTTCCGTCCTATGTCCGCATGAATATCGGTGTAGGGTACCGATTCAAGAGCTGGGGACTATTCAAAAGCCCGACCATCAAGCTGAACCTGTCCAACATTACCAACAACCACTACCTGAACTATGCTTCTGGTATTGAAACAAACGCTCAGACTGCTATTGCAATGAATGGTAAATCCGTAAAAGGCTATGTGCCAACCTATGGTATCGCTTCTCCGTTCTCGGCCATTTTCT